The Primulina huaijiensis isolate GDHJ02 chromosome 12, ASM1229523v2, whole genome shotgun sequence genome has a window encoding:
- the LOC140989327 gene encoding putative GEM-like protein 8, with translation MEQLKHSKSRFVRKNGYNEHVMGIPVTSAAEYALSMKSSGKAFLPDSAAQYQLLPSPSNHHFHKFRHSGRVDSVVAKMIQLGQSMDTFAQRIREHVRLAPKISEAVKGKLSLGTRILQVGGVEKVFKQIFNVRDDEKLLKASQCYLSTTSGPLAGVLFISNNRVAFCSDRSIKISSPTGNKCKLYYKVMIPLRKITGAEEIENAKSPTQKYVQLVTEDNFDFWFMGFLGHKKTLKYLRQAIHQAR, from the exons ATGGAACAACTGAAACACAGCAAATCAAGATTTGTTAGGAAAAATGGGTATAATGAACATGTTATGGGGATTCCAGTTACTTCAGCTGCAGAATACGCACTCTCTATGAAAAGCTCAGGAAAAGCATTTTTACCTGACTCTGCTGCACAGTACCAGCTTCTGCCTTCTCCTTCCAACCATCATTTTCACAAATTCAGACACA GTGGAAGAGTAGATTCAGTAGTTGCTAAGATGATCCAACTCGGACAAAGCATGGATACTTTTGCTCAACGAATCCGGGAGCATG TGAGGTTAGCACCAAAGATAAGTGAAGCTGTGAAGGGAAAGTTGAGCCTGGGGACAAGAATCCTTCAAGTAGGTGGAGTGGAGAAAGTTTTCAAACAGATTTTCAACGTTAGAGATGACGAAAAATTGTTGAAGGCTTCCCAATGCTACCTATCAACGACATCCGGACCATTAGCCGGAGTCCTCTTCATTTCCAATAATAGAGTTGCCTTCTGCAGTGACAGATCCATCAAAATCTCTTCTCCAACTGGAAATAAATGTAAACTCTATTACAAG GTCATGATCCCCCTGAGAAAAATAACGGGAGCTGAGGAAATCGAAAATGCGAAATCGCCAACCCAGAAATATGTGCAGCTAGTTACTGAGGACAACTTTGATTTCTGGTTCATGGGATTTTTGGGTCATAAAAAGACATTGAAGTATCTTCGACAGGCAATCCATCAAGCTAGATGA